One Syngnathus typhle isolate RoL2023-S1 ecotype Sweden unplaced genomic scaffold, RoL_Styp_1.0 HiC_scaffold_128, whole genome shotgun sequence genomic window carries:
- the LOC133148678 gene encoding uncharacterized protein LOC133148678, with protein sequence MAESEIQTISSAIAAVLPDLPQAVLSSVEDTLKGFGAETIDDLQYITEGDLLPVLKPVQARRLVAAWAQNNSSTTTAAFSSPLSVCSSPPSVSPSPSSSSITSSPSGNCSTFVANWVETFQIPWQKLPEELVQSLERKVRPSPRLRREMVRIVVSEIMKMCNNPTKHNTTEIGKRMVAKYPEALQDVIEGDVIGPGYHSLVKQLQARVENVKRPNTPKIRKRKVAPDESDTEEIPAEQKARVQDTYGCINWEPKYLPLSETMESQQEKKTKMKEMFEEMDFNADNVKKLIQSTYYTQRKDINKGTSIQKLSQEWPFLFKEAGMVAHFQELTGLSLMDTFLGNVEKKGRRLLNFFKNVDAQKRKQVLDALLKFQTELGHLDGCSQDLVKMVLLLLAHFGEKEENLLQYVEETCLAQEVQIEKLPATPCIIVCGSCCFSADTFMLSIDQKVVNDHITSFTSAVCLLFGSFYCFNIHYPVELRSTLEFLQRCFFSINPERGTKVEWNKKKKVLSVNPRVLTLIADLADHEWR encoded by the exons ATGGCTGAATCAGAGATACAGACGATAAGTAGTGCAATTGCTGCCGTGCTTCCAGACCTTCCTCAAGCAGTTCTTAGTTCAGTGGAAGATACATTGAAGGGATTTGGTGCTGAGACCATAGATGATCTGCAGTACATTACAGAAGGAGACTTGCTGCCAGTGTTGAAGCCAGTCCAAGCCAGAAGACTTGTTGCTGCTTGGGCCCAGAACA ACTCAAGCACTACAACTGCAGCATTTTCCTCTCCACTGTCCGTCTGTTCCTCTCCACCTTCAGTCTCTCCctcaccatcctcctcctcaatcACCTCATCCCCCTCAGGTAACTGTTCCACTTTTGTGGCAAACTGGGTAGAGACATTCCAGATACCATGGCAGAAGCTCCCTGAAGAGTTAGTGCAGAGTTTAGAAAGGAAGGTGAGACCTAGTCCGCGGCTGCGGCGAGAGATGGTAAGGATAGTGGTTTCTGAGATCATGAAGATGTGTAATAATCCAACCAAACACAACACTACAGAGATAGGCAAAAGAATGGTGGCCAAGTATCCAGAAGCCCTCCAAGATGTCATAGAGGGTGATGTCATTGGACCTGGATATCATTCACTGGTAAAGCAACTCCAAGCACGAGTTGAAAATGTGAAACGACCCAACACACCAAAAATAAGAAAACGCAAGGTTGCACCAGATGAGTCTGATACTGAAGAAATTCCAGCTGAACAAAAAGCCAGAGTTCAAGACACATATGGCTGTATAAACTGGGAGCCGAAATATTTGCCACTCTCTGAGACTATGGAGagtcagcaagaaaaaaaaaccaagatgAAGGAGATGTTTGAAGAGATGGACTTCAATGCAGACAATGTGAAAAAGTTAATACAGTCCACCTATTACACACAGCGTAAAGACATCAACAAGGGGACAAGCATTCAGAAACTCAGCCAAGAGTGGCCCTTTTTGTTCAAGGAAGCTGGTATGGTAGCACACTTCCAAGAACTTACTGGTCTGAGTCTAATGGATACTTTCCTTGGcaatgtggagaaaaaaggaagacgCCTCTTAAACTTCTTCAAGAATGTTGATGCACAAAAACGCAAACAAGTCCTGGATGCTCTTCTCAAGTTTCAGACTGAGCTAGGCCATTTGGATGGTTGCTCACAAGACCTTGTAAAGATGGTACTTCTTTTACTGGCTCACTTTGGTGAGAAGGAGGAGAACCTGCTCCAATACGTTGAGGAGACATGCCTGGCCCAAGAGGTTCAGATAGAGAAGTTGCCAGCAACACCCTGCATAATTGTGTGTG GGTCCTGTTGCTTTTCTGCTGACACATTCATGTTGAGCATTGACCAAAAGGTTGTCAACGACCACATCACTTCCTTCACCTCTGCCGTTTGCCTGCTGTTTGGGAGTTTCTATTGCTTCAACATACACTACCCAGTGGAACTACGATCAACACTAGAGTTTCTCCAaag gTGTTTCTTCTCAATAAATCCTGAGAGAGGCACCAAGGTcgagtggaataaaaaaaagaaagtactcTCAGTCAATCCTAGAGTCCTCACTCTGATTGCAGACCTCGCAGACCATGAGTGGAGATAG